A region from the Rufibacter sp. DG15C genome encodes:
- a CDS encoding UDP-glucose/GDP-mannose dehydrogenase family protein: MKIAVVGTGYVGLVTGTCFAEVGIEVTCIDVNTKKIEDLKKGILPIYEPGLEEMVLRNVSKGRLTFSTNLATAIQGCDAAFIAVGTPPGEDGSADLKYVLGVAREIGQHMTDYLVVITKSTVPVGTAKKVKRAVAEELDKRQSTIEFDVASNPEFLKEGAAIEDFLKPDRIVIGVESEQAEEVMRKLYKPFLLNGHPIIFMDVPSAEMTKYAANSMLATKISFMNDIANLCEIMGADVNMVRRGIGSDSRIGNKFIYPGIGYGGSCFPKDVKALIKTAAENGYQMQILQAVESVNENQKEVLFKKVMKHFNGDLAGKTFALWGLSFKPKTDDMREAPSLVIIERLLAEGANVRAYDPVAIKEAQHMIGKNERVEYTKDEYDALIDADALLVVTEWPEFRSPNFQVIGRLLKNKVIFDGRNIYDAKELQELSFAYYGIGVQEVLPVVETTN; encoded by the coding sequence ATGAAAATAGCTGTAGTAGGAACTGGCTATGTTGGCTTGGTAACAGGTACTTGCTTTGCTGAGGTAGGTATTGAGGTAACGTGTATAGATGTCAATACAAAGAAGATAGAAGACCTGAAGAAAGGGATTCTGCCGATTTATGAGCCGGGATTGGAAGAGATGGTATTGCGAAACGTTTCAAAAGGGCGTCTTACTTTTTCTACAAACTTAGCTACGGCCATACAAGGTTGTGATGCTGCATTTATTGCAGTAGGAACCCCTCCCGGGGAGGACGGGAGCGCGGATTTAAAGTATGTGCTCGGCGTGGCCAGGGAAATTGGTCAACACATGACTGACTATCTGGTGGTAATCACCAAGAGTACAGTACCTGTTGGTACAGCTAAAAAAGTAAAGCGGGCAGTAGCAGAGGAATTAGATAAGCGGCAATCTACAATAGAGTTTGACGTAGCTTCTAACCCCGAGTTCTTGAAAGAAGGGGCTGCCATTGAGGATTTCCTGAAGCCAGATCGTATTGTCATTGGCGTGGAGTCTGAGCAGGCGGAAGAGGTAATGCGCAAGCTTTACAAGCCGTTCCTTTTAAACGGCCATCCAATCATCTTTATGGATGTCCCATCCGCAGAAATGACCAAGTACGCGGCTAATTCCATGTTGGCTACCAAAATCAGTTTCATGAATGACATTGCCAACCTTTGTGAAATCATGGGCGCAGATGTGAACATGGTTCGCCGGGGAATTGGAAGTGATTCCAGGATTGGGAACAAGTTCATTTATCCGGGCATCGGGTATGGGGGCTCTTGCTTTCCTAAAGATGTAAAGGCCCTAATCAAAACTGCCGCAGAGAATGGGTATCAGATGCAGATCCTCCAAGCGGTGGAATCTGTAAATGAGAACCAAAAAGAGGTGCTGTTTAAGAAAGTGATGAAGCACTTTAACGGTGACTTAGCAGGGAAAACGTTTGCGCTTTGGGGGCTTTCCTTTAAGCCTAAAACAGATGATATGCGAGAGGCCCCTTCTTTAGTCATTATTGAGAGGCTATTAGCGGAGGGTGCCAACGTGAGAGCCTATGACCCGGTGGCGATCAAGGAAGCCCAGCATATGATTGGGAAGAATGAGAGAGTAGAGTATACAAAGGATGAATATGATGCTCTTATAGATGCCGATGCTTTGCTGGTGGTGACAGAGTGGCCAGAGTTCAGGTCCCCTAACTTCCAAGTGATTGGAAGGCTGCTGAAAAACAAGGTCATATTTGATGGCCGCAATATCTATGATGCAAAAGAGCTCCAAGAACTGAGCTTTGCCTATTATGGAATTGGAGTACAGGAAGTCTTGCCTGTTGTAGAAACTACTAATTGA
- the asnB gene encoding asparagine synthase (glutamine-hydrolyzing) produces MCGISGIYAFTEEGRKAIGRLPQTTDALQQRGPDSQGHFTHGNVGLGHRRLSIIDVSDVACQPMVDEAERYTIVFNGEIFNFQELRSQLVAQGYTFFSQSDTEVLLKLYIQQGPEFLKKLNGFFAFAIYDKEEETLFVARDRMGVKPLLMFQDEDKLVFASEMKSILEFGIPRKLDYVSLYEYLQLNYIPAPASIFKGVKKLMPGHYLRVGKKGKTEIKRWYKIPYDEKKAKNNPLSYEAQQKKLVDLMDGAVQRRMIADVPLGAFLSGGIDSSVIVALASRHTQQLNTFSIGYKDEPFFDETKYAKLVADKYKTNHTVFSLTNNDLYEHLFRALDYIDEPFADSSALAVNILSHHTRQKVTVALSGDGADELFAGYNKHMAEYKVRQGGFVAETVAALLPVWEMMPKSRNSSLGNRIRQFQRFAEGMNLSAKDRYWRWASFATEDDAKSMLSGKVKRVLSKDVYKKRRQKILSHLSQKGDINEVLLTDMNLVLPNDMLTKVDLMSMANSLEVRTPFLDYKVVNFAFSLPQSSKIDGSMKKKIVQDAFRGMLPPELYKRPKHGFEVPLLKWFQNELKPMIMDDLLSDAFIESQGIFNVKEIQRLKAQLFSSNPGDIHARIWALVVFQHWWKKWMM; encoded by the coding sequence ATGTGCGGAATATCAGGAATCTATGCTTTTACCGAAGAGGGCCGCAAAGCCATCGGACGTTTACCCCAAACAACAGATGCCCTTCAGCAACGCGGACCGGATTCTCAGGGTCATTTTACCCATGGGAATGTAGGTTTAGGGCACCGGAGACTCTCTATCATTGATGTGAGCGATGTTGCCTGTCAGCCCATGGTGGATGAGGCGGAGCGCTACACCATTGTATTTAATGGTGAGATTTTCAACTTTCAGGAATTGCGTTCTCAGCTTGTCGCGCAAGGCTATACTTTCTTTTCTCAGTCAGATACAGAAGTTTTACTGAAACTGTATATCCAGCAAGGGCCCGAGTTTTTGAAGAAGTTGAACGGCTTCTTCGCCTTCGCTATTTATGATAAGGAAGAGGAGACGTTATTTGTAGCCCGTGACCGAATGGGGGTGAAGCCTCTGTTGATGTTTCAGGATGAGGACAAACTAGTGTTCGCCTCAGAAATGAAATCGATTCTAGAGTTTGGAATTCCGCGTAAGCTGGACTATGTGTCTCTATATGAGTACCTTCAATTAAACTACATTCCGGCTCCAGCCTCCATCTTCAAAGGAGTGAAGAAGCTTATGCCTGGGCATTATCTACGGGTTGGCAAAAAAGGCAAAACCGAGATTAAGCGCTGGTACAAGATTCCGTACGACGAGAAAAAGGCCAAGAACAACCCGCTTTCTTATGAAGCCCAGCAGAAGAAACTGGTGGACCTTATGGATGGGGCGGTGCAGCGCCGTATGATTGCAGATGTGCCTTTGGGCGCCTTCTTAAGCGGTGGGATTGACTCCTCTGTCATTGTGGCTTTGGCCTCTCGCCATACCCAACAGCTAAATACCTTCTCTATTGGGTACAAAGATGAACCCTTCTTTGATGAAACGAAGTATGCAAAGTTGGTGGCGGACAAGTACAAGACCAACCATACCGTATTTTCCCTTACCAACAATGATTTATACGAGCACCTCTTCAGGGCGCTTGACTATATAGATGAACCCTTCGCCGATTCATCAGCCTTGGCGGTGAATATTCTAAGTCATCATACCCGTCAGAAAGTGACCGTGGCGTTGTCTGGAGATGGGGCAGATGAGCTCTTTGCTGGCTATAACAAGCACATGGCCGAATATAAGGTGCGCCAAGGCGGTTTTGTAGCTGAAACGGTAGCTGCCTTATTACCGGTTTGGGAAATGATGCCTAAATCGCGTAACTCTTCGTTGGGTAACCGCATTCGTCAGTTCCAACGTTTCGCCGAGGGCATGAACCTGTCTGCCAAAGACCGCTACTGGCGCTGGGCCTCTTTTGCAACCGAAGATGATGCCAAATCCATGCTGAGCGGCAAGGTGAAGCGCGTTTTGTCAAAAGATGTGTATAAAAAACGACGCCAGAAGATTCTGAGCCATCTTTCTCAGAAAGGTGACATTAACGAGGTGTTGTTAACCGATATGAATCTGGTCTTGCCTAATGACATGTTAACCAAGGTGGATTTAATGTCTATGGCCAATAGTTTAGAGGTAAGGACCCCATTCCTGGATTATAAAGTTGTCAATTTTGCTTTCTCCTTGCCTCAGTCTTCTAAAATTGATGGCAGCATGAAGAAGAAAATTGTGCAGGACGCCTTCAGAGGCATGCTGCCACCCGAACTATACAAACGACCGAAGCACGGGTTTGAGGTGCCGCTGTTAAAGTGGTTCCAAAACGAACTGAAGCCTATGATCATGGATGACCTACTTTCAGATGCATTTATTGAAAGCCAGGGCATTTTTAACGTGAAAGAAATTCAAAGATTAAAGGCGCAACTGTTCTCCAGCAACCCTGGCGACATCCATGCCCGCATTTGGGCTTTGGTGGTCTTCCAGCACTGGTGGAAGAAGTGGATGATGTAA
- a CDS encoding lipopolysaccharide biosynthesis protein gives MHKELKNKAVSGFIWTLFEKLGFYLINFIISIILARILGPKEFGLVAMILVFMSLLMPFMEAGLNKALIRKTNAINTDFSTVFWWNITLSLLLYLILYLAAPIIAKYYNETRLIAIVRVYSLNLILIALNSVQNARLVKELNFKVLTIRTTVSSILAGSLAIYLAWTGWTYWSLVIRDLFSTFLSIILLWVSSGWRPKLEFSKKSFNELFGFGSKLLITEVIDTFFNNIYPLIIGKFFSVTSLGFYNRAKSFTDIPQSLFTLASARVTYPLFAKLQNENKTLILAYKKILKLIGFVYFPILMIIMGLSEPIVRIILTKEWLPVIPILRVLAFVALLYPVHSINLNILLVKGRSDLFLKLEIYKKILTVLILIVSYQWGLMGLIYGQLLSSVLAFFINTIFSNKFLEYGPIKQLKDLAPSLLHSILIGLGLIYINEYFEINNLFYLLFYSTVAIVIYVLFSWIMKNEELNYVVNVLKPKLKVNFFVKR, from the coding sequence ATGCATAAGGAGTTAAAGAATAAAGCAGTAAGCGGATTTATTTGGACACTATTTGAGAAGTTAGGATTTTATTTAATAAATTTTATTATTTCTATAATCCTTGCAAGAATTTTAGGGCCTAAAGAGTTTGGTTTAGTCGCAATGATATTAGTTTTTATGTCATTGTTAATGCCATTTATGGAGGCAGGGTTAAACAAAGCATTAATTAGAAAAACTAATGCAATAAATACAGACTTTTCGACTGTGTTTTGGTGGAATATAACACTTTCTCTACTGTTATACCTAATATTATATTTAGCTGCCCCAATAATTGCAAAATATTATAATGAAACAAGGCTAATAGCAATAGTTAGAGTATATAGTCTTAATTTAATATTAATCGCCCTAAATTCAGTCCAAAATGCTAGATTAGTAAAAGAGCTAAATTTTAAAGTCCTAACAATAAGAACTACCGTTAGCTCAATTTTAGCAGGTAGTTTAGCTATATATTTAGCTTGGACAGGTTGGACCTATTGGAGTTTAGTAATAAGAGATTTGTTTTCAACATTTCTAAGCATAATTCTATTATGGGTATCATCAGGGTGGAGGCCTAAATTAGAATTTTCAAAAAAGTCATTTAATGAACTGTTTGGGTTCGGATCTAAGCTTTTAATAACAGAGGTGATAGATACTTTTTTCAATAATATTTATCCTTTAATAATTGGTAAGTTTTTTTCAGTAACAAGTTTGGGATTTTATAATAGAGCTAAGTCTTTTACAGATATTCCTCAAAGTCTTTTTACTCTTGCTTCAGCAAGGGTGACATATCCATTGTTTGCTAAATTACAGAATGAAAATAAAACATTAATCTTAGCGTATAAAAAAATTTTAAAACTGATAGGTTTTGTATATTTCCCTATTTTAATGATAATTATGGGACTGTCAGAGCCTATAGTAAGAATTATATTAACAAAAGAATGGCTGCCTGTTATACCAATCCTAAGAGTGTTGGCATTTGTTGCTTTATTGTATCCAGTTCATTCAATTAATTTAAATATTTTATTAGTAAAAGGAAGGTCAGATCTCTTTTTGAAACTAGAAATTTATAAAAAAATATTAACAGTCCTAATTTTGATAGTGAGCTATCAATGGGGTTTAATGGGTTTAATTTATGGGCAGTTATTGTCTTCTGTATTGGCATTTTTTATTAATACTATTTTTTCAAATAAATTTTTGGAGTATGGGCCAATTAAACAATTGAAAGATTTAGCACCATCTTTGCTTCATTCAATACTTATTGGCTTAGGATTAATATATATAAATGAATATTTTGAAATAAACAATTTGTTCTATTTATTGTTTTATTCAACAGTTGCAATAGTTATATACGTGTTGTTTTCATGGATAATGAAAAATGAAGAGTTGAATTATGTAGTTAATGTATTGAAGCCAAAATTAAAAGTTAATTTTTTTGTAAAACGATGA
- a CDS encoding UDP-glucuronic acid decarboxylase family protein translates to MSGRKSVLITGGAGFLGSHLCDRFIKEGYHVIAMDNLITGDLKNIEHLFKLEQFEFYHHDVSKFVHVPGHLDYILHFASPASPIDYLKIPIQTLKVGSLGTHNLLGLAMAKGARILIASTSEVYGDPEVHPQTEEYWGNVNPVGPRGCYDEAKRFQEAITMAYHIHHGLETRIVRIFNTYGPRMRLNDGRVLPAFMGQALRGEELSIFGDGSQTRSFCYVDDLVEGIYKLLLSDYTQPINIGNPDEISIRQFAEEISQITGVELKFGYQSLPENDPQKRRPDISKAKSILDWDPKIERKEGLKRTLKYFKKELFNEKD, encoded by the coding sequence ATGTCAGGTAGAAAAAGTGTCTTAATAACCGGGGGTGCTGGTTTCTTAGGGTCTCATCTTTGTGACCGTTTTATAAAAGAAGGGTATCATGTTATTGCTATGGATAACCTGATAACCGGAGACCTGAAGAATATTGAGCACCTCTTTAAATTAGAGCAGTTTGAATTCTACCATCATGATGTTTCAAAGTTTGTACACGTACCAGGCCATTTAGATTATATTCTTCACTTTGCCTCTCCAGCGTCACCCATTGATTACCTAAAAATCCCAATACAAACTTTAAAAGTAGGTTCTTTAGGTACTCATAACCTTCTAGGATTAGCAATGGCTAAGGGGGCGCGTATTTTAATAGCATCTACCTCTGAAGTTTATGGCGATCCAGAGGTGCATCCACAAACGGAAGAGTATTGGGGCAATGTAAACCCAGTAGGTCCCAGAGGCTGTTACGATGAGGCTAAACGCTTTCAAGAGGCTATCACAATGGCCTATCATATACACCATGGTCTTGAGACGCGTATTGTTAGAATATTCAATACCTATGGTCCTAGAATGCGTCTAAATGATGGACGTGTATTGCCAGCCTTTATGGGACAAGCTCTAAGAGGCGAAGAATTATCCATTTTTGGCGATGGGTCCCAAACACGTTCTTTTTGCTACGTGGATGATTTAGTGGAAGGCATTTACAAGTTATTATTGAGTGATTATACTCAACCAATAAATATTGGGAATCCAGATGAAATATCTATAAGGCAATTTGCTGAGGAAATTTCACAAATAACAGGAGTTGAACTAAAATTTGGTTACCAATCCTTGCCGGAAAATGATCCGCAAAAAAGGCGGCCGGATATCTCAAAAGCAAAAAGTATACTTGACTGGGATCCAAAAATTGAAAGAAAAGAGGGCCTGAAAAGAACGTTAAAATATTTTAAAAAAGAACTTTTTAATGAAAAAGACTAA